The nucleotide sequence GGGctataaatacttaatatttataTTGAGTTTTCTGGTCCTTctatttgactgaaaatttgaatTACACGTATTTTGATAATATGTGTTAAATAAGCATTTATtgattataaaattataattgttttatatttttaggtGTGCTTGGAAAAAGTTCACGAATGTCCAATTTGTGGTGAAGAAATGGCGAGTTTTTTTCTGCTTCGACACTTTGATTCCAACCATAAGGATGCTATATTGGATTGTCCCGCGTTTGTTTTCAAGTTAAATGATCTTTTAGAAATGCCTAGTGTTTATATATATCACGAAGAAGataatttgttttttctgtatattAGCTATACTAAGTcagaaaatacaataaaattatatttggtTTATATTGGGAGTTATAAACTCGCTAAAAATATATACCACCAATTTACTGTAAGTAGTAAAAACAAAGAATTTGATGTTATATTGAACCCAAGACCATGTACTGATGATTTTTTTGTTGTGAATATTTCGAAAATGTCAAATTTGATACTGATTAAGTTTAAATTAATTGATTGCAATCTAAAAGTTTTGACGGCACCTGAAATTAGTAATGCTGTGAGGAAACCTATAGTCAAAAATGATTCACTCGAGAGTCAAATTGAACACCCAGAATTCAGTCTCGATCTAATATGTTATTATTGCAAAGCGTATTGCGTTTTTTCATTGACTGGATATCCAGTGAAGGAATATTACTATGACGACGACGATGAGTATGTATGTTACTATTGTAATCAGTTTTTTAAAGTTGACACCGATGGAATATCAATCCCCATCAACATACTTGAGACAATGAAGATGTTCGCTTGGAATTGTAGTAATTGTTGTGGCGAGTTTGAATTTTCACATATGCAGTCACATGAAATAAGCTGTAAATTAGGTAGACAATATACTTGCCCTAGAAAAAATTGTTATGAAAAAGGAACTGCTAACCAAATGATCACACATTTGAAAGACAGGCATAAGTATATGGGATTTGGTTCTCACTTTAAACTACCTGTAGATTTTGAAAGCTGTTATGTATTTGTAAGAGAGCATATTGTACGTTTACGTAAAACTAAACCTGTAAAATCCAGTCTTGAGCATATCTCTATTAAAGTGGAACTAATAACAACTGAAAGTGATAACACAGACCCATGtgctttgttttttaataacagTAATGAAATTTTAACAGATTATTCCAAGTTTTCATCTTACAGTGAAGTATTTGTAAAAGTTTTTGTATACTagttataaaatattattatgtTATTGCTCGCAAGACCAGGATTTGATCCCTGTCAGAGACAAACTTACCCTACAGTGCGcaatgttttttttatatcaaaCCGTGACATTTGATTTTAAAATGGGATATGTTAAATGaggaaaacaacaaaaaaattctcacatattgtatataaaatatacaaaaaaaatgtctGATTCATATGTGCATCATCACACGTAAGTAGTACTTGTAAGCTAGTATCTGATATACATACGAAAGTAATTAATTTTTGTGGAATAATTTAAAACAGTTGTTCTGTTTGTTGAAACATAATGCTGTAGAGCATTTCTCACACACTACAAATGTTTGTGCTTTGCAACCCCGTCGTGTGTCACCCCATGTAGGAAAGTTTCTTATGTTGTCAGTTCCAGTTCGACCATCTGGTGAAATCAAAGGTGCTACACTACATTTCTATATAGTACTTTCTATTTCTATATATACATAGGCATAAGTGTAGCTATATCTATTCTAAATTCAGATATGTTCAAGCACTTTGATTTTTCAAGGTTAGCTCTTTCATAACAACCAAGCATTCACAACTGCCATATCTAATAAATATATCATTTTGTTGAtcttatctttattttatttcgacTCAGAATACTATCAAGAGGTCGACCCTTCCCATAGACGGTTGTACTTTAATACTACTGCAGGACAAGTTACATCAAACTTACTTTTTTGCTTCCTATCATATCTTTTTACGGTTTGAATAGGATCTGTTCCTTTAAAATAGGATAAAAATACCACCATTTTATTGTCTGCCCAATAAATATTGCTTATTTGTACATCATCATATTCAGCTACA is from Diabrotica virgifera virgifera chromosome 9, PGI_DIABVI_V3a and encodes:
- the LOC114332060 gene encoding uncharacterized protein LOC114332060 isoform X1, coding for MAFILPDNILETLLCSFCHKYLSVKPTKVYPNRLIQCGRCVDKKEQEQSIHDFEAVESQYGKIAENILFKCVNRFDGCRELLTYSQVRHHEQVCLEKVHECPICGEEMASFFLLRHFDSNHKDAILDCPAFVFKLNDLLEMPSVYIYHEEDNLFFLYISYTKSENTIKLYLVYIGSYKLAKNIYHQFTVSSKNKEFDVILNPRPCTDDFFVVNISKMSNLILIKFKLIDCNLKVLTAPEISNAVRKPIVKNDSLESQIEHPEFSLDLICYYCKAYCVFSLTGYPVKEYYYDDDDEYVCYYCNQFFKVDTDGISIPINILETMKMFAWNCSNCCGEFEFSHMQSHEISCKLGRQYTCPRKNCYEKGTANQMITHLKDRHKYMGFGSHFKLPVDFESCYVFVREHIVRLRKTKPVKSSLEHISIKVELITTESDNTDPCALFFNNSNEILTDYSKFSSYSEVFVKVFVY
- the LOC114332060 gene encoding uncharacterized protein LOC114332060 isoform X3 — its product is MAFILPDNILETLLCSFCHKYLSVKPTKVYPNRLIQCGRCVDKKEQAIHNFEAVESQYGKIAENILFKCVNRFDGCRELLTYSQVKDHEQVCLEKVHECPICGEEMASFFLLRHFDSNHKDAILDCPAFVFKLNDLLEMPSVYIYHEEDNLFFLYISYTKSENTIKLYLVYIGSYKLAKNIYHQFTVSSKNKEFDVILNPRPCTDDFFVVNISKMSNLILIKFKLIDCNLKVLTAPEISNAVRKPIVKNDSLESQIEHPEFSLDLICYYCKAYCVFSLTGYPVKEYYYDDDDEYVCYYCNQFFKVDTDGISIPINILETMKMFAWNCSNCCGEFEFSHMQSHEISCKLGRQYTCPRKNCYEKGTANQMITHLKDRHKYMGFGSHFKLPVDFESCYVFVREHIVRLRKTKPVKSSLEHISIKVELITTESDNTDPCALFFNNSNEILTDYSKFSSYSEVFVKVFVY